The following proteins come from a genomic window of Alphaproteobacteria bacterium:
- the rho gene encoding transcription termination factor Rho, whose translation MELKTLKAKSPKELVELGESYDIENVGAMRTHEILFSILKKAAEKNEEIYCEGVLEILPDGFGFLRSMKDSYYSGPDDIYVSPALIRKNSLKTGDTVEGEVRSPKESEKYFGLKRVIKVNSSDPEKMRHRVHFDNLTPLYPNQRFKLEIEGDKNPTPRIIDLITPIGKGQRALIVAPPRTGKTMMLQSIAHSITKNHPEVYLMVLLIDERPEEVTDMERSIKGEVVSSTFDEPAARHVQVAEMTIEKAKRLVELGHDVVILLDSITRLARAYNTVIPSSGKVLTGGVDANALQRPKRIFGAARNIEGGGSLTIIGTAMIDTGSKMDEVIFEEFKGTGNAEVWLDRKLADKRVFPAIKIAESGTRKEDLLVKDPQELSKMWILRRILNPMGNQEAMEFLLEKMKHTKNNADFFQTMAK comes from the coding sequence ATGGAATTAAAAACATTAAAAGCAAAATCCCCAAAAGAGCTTGTAGAATTAGGTGAGTCTTATGATATTGAAAATGTTGGCGCAATGCGCACGCATGAGATTCTTTTTTCTATTTTGAAAAAGGCTGCAGAGAAAAATGAAGAGATTTACTGTGAAGGTGTTTTAGAAATTCTTCCTGATGGATTTGGTTTTTTAAGATCAATGAAAGACAGTTATTACTCAGGTCCAGATGATATTTATGTTTCACCTGCATTGATTCGCAAAAATAGCCTTAAAACAGGTGATACAGTTGAGGGCGAGGTGCGCTCTCCAAAAGAAAGTGAAAAATATTTTGGGTTGAAACGCGTGATAAAAGTGAATTCTAGTGATCCAGAAAAAATGCGTCATCGCGTGCATTTCGATAATTTAACGCCTTTGTATCCAAATCAACGATTTAAGCTAGAAATTGAAGGTGATAAAAATCCAACACCAAGAATTATCGATTTAATTACACCAATTGGTAAAGGGCAAAGGGCATTGATTGTTGCGCCTCCACGTACGGGTAAAACGATGATGCTTCAATCTATTGCGCATAGCATTACAAAAAATCACCCTGAAGTGTATTTGATGGTGCTTTTGATTGATGAGCGCCCTGAAGAAGTAACGGACATGGAGCGTTCGATCAAAGGAGAGGTTGTGAGTTCTACCTTTGATGAGCCAGCAGCGCGACACGTGCAAGTTGCAGAAATGACGATTGAAAAAGCAAAACGTTTGGTAGAGCTTGGTCATGACGTTGTGATTTTACTTGACTCAATTACGCGTTTAGCGCGTGCTTATAACACTGTGATTCCTTCATCTGGCAAGGTATTAACGGGTGGTGTTGATGCAAATGCTTTGCAAAGACCAAAGCGTATTTTTGGTGCGGCGCGTAATATTGAAGGCGGTGGATCTTTGACAATTATTGGTACGGCTATGATTGATACAGGATCAAAGATGGATGAAGTGATTTTTGAGGAATTCAAAGGAACAGGTAACGCAGAAGTATGGCTGGATCGTAAACTTGCAGATAAGCGTGTTTTCCCGGCAATTAAAATTGCAGAATCTGGTACAAGAAAAGAAGATCTGCTAGTGAAAGATCCGCAAGAATTATCCAAGATGTGGATTTTGAGACGTATTTTGAACCCGATGGGGAATCAAGAGGCTATGGAGTTTTTGCTTGAGAAGATGAAGCATACGAAGAATAATGCAGATTTCTTCCAGACGATGGCGAAGTAA
- a CDS encoding YebC/PmpR family DNA-binding transcriptional regulator — translation MAGHSKFKNIMFRKGAQDQKRAKLFAKLSREITVVARSNPDPEKNPALRAALAMARTNNMPKDRIQTAIAKASASDKKDDLTEIRYEGYGINGSAVIVEALTDNKNRTASEIRAAFSKNGGQLGETGSVSYLFDHVGSIVYQNKSADEIMEVLMEYDIKDIIEEDGQVIIISTLDAFPEVRDACLEKFGDPLEMEIVFLPQNRLSLEGEKKETFQKMLFALEDLDDTHNIFHNVE, via the coding sequence ATGGCAGGTCATTCAAAATTCAAAAATATTATGTTTCGCAAAGGCGCGCAAGATCAAAAACGTGCTAAATTATTTGCAAAGTTAAGTCGTGAAATAACAGTCGTAGCCCGCTCAAATCCCGATCCTGAAAAAAATCCCGCTTTAAGAGCAGCGCTTGCTATGGCTCGCACAAATAATATGCCAAAAGATCGCATCCAAACAGCCATTGCAAAAGCATCCGCTTCAGATAAAAAAGATGATTTAACAGAGATTCGCTATGAAGGTTACGGTATCAATGGATCAGCTGTTATTGTTGAAGCGTTAACAGACAATAAAAACAGAACTGCTTCAGAAATAAGAGCAGCATTTTCTAAAAATGGCGGCCAACTTGGAGAAACAGGCAGTGTATCTTATTTGTTTGATCATGTTGGATCTATTGTTTACCAAAACAAAAGTGCTGACGAGATTATGGAAGTGCTCATGGAATACGATATTAAGGATATCATTGAAGAAGATGGGCAAGTGATTATTATCTCAACTCTAGATGCCTTTCCTGAAGTGCGCGACGCATGTTTAGAAAAATTTGGCGATCCACTAGAAATGGAGATTGTATTCTTGCCACAAAATAGACTCTCTCTAGAAGGAGAAAAAAAAGAAACCTTCCAGAAAATGCTGTTTGCATTAGAGGATTTAGACGATACGCATAATATTTTTCACAATGTTGAATGA
- a CDS encoding rod shape-determining protein MreC encodes MNKLFWTFFLSIICIYLFKEDVLYLTKQIILEKNITIEELQKENTQLHKKLLTLPAETGKIITQMHDDYLVITKINLPENTVIFGKHSVIGKITKTTKYTQKVRLITHSHSKIPVATPDIARAILKGEGNGTMVLTFIEYTSPNVSYKPGDIIYTLGIEGTFPKHHPVAIVESIKDRQTIICKPLEDISTLTHVFLLSKE; translated from the coding sequence ATGAATAAGCTATTCTGGACTTTTTTCTTATCCATCATCTGCATTTATCTCTTTAAGGAAGATGTTTTATATCTCACAAAACAAATTATTCTAGAAAAAAATATCACTATAGAAGAGCTGCAAAAAGAAAACACCCAACTTCACAAAAAACTTCTCACCCTACCCGCCGAAACTGGTAAAATTATTACGCAAATGCATGATGACTACCTGGTAATTACAAAAATAAACTTACCAGAAAATACAGTCATTTTTGGCAAACATAGTGTGATTGGTAAAATCACTAAAACTACAAAATATACACAAAAAGTTAGGCTTATTACGCACTCACATTCAAAAATCCCTGTGGCTACGCCAGATATTGCAAGAGCTATCCTTAAAGGCGAAGGAAACGGAACGATGGTATTAACGTTTATTGAATATACCTCTCCAAATGTATCGTATAAGCCAGGTGATATTATTTATACATTGGGAATTGAGGGTACTTTTCCTAAACACCATCCGGTAGCGATTGTCGAATCTATAAAAGATAGACAAACAATTATTTGCAAACCTCTTGAAGATATTAGTACCTTAACACATGTATTTTTATTGAGCAAAGAATAA
- a CDS encoding DUF1653 domain-containing protein: MTDFQIKKGLYQHYTGKLYQVIGVCKHSETLEEHVIYQALYADDNYDYGLWIRPLKMFQENLIINGQNIPRFNFIKDLF, translated from the coding sequence ATGACAGATTTTCAAATCAAAAAAGGTCTGTACCAACATTACACTGGAAAACTATATCAAGTTATAGGTGTGTGCAAACACAGTGAAACACTTGAAGAACATGTGATATATCAAGCTTTATATGCTGACGACAATTACGACTATGGGTTATGGATTCGACCTCTTAAAATGTTTCAAGAAAACCTCATAATTAACGGACAGAACATACCACGCTTTAACTTCATTAAAGACTTATTCTAA
- a CDS encoding MFS transporter, with product MLKEAQSKPKQNHIYEASSSASKKYSSTIIALSAVMFLMNASFLMIYSLFPAYLLSLGHSQMNIGFLEGIFEFIAQMLKFGSGFISDILQKRKLVILAGCSCVFLGRSMVAFFSHLPYLIFGRSIDRIGNGIYSIPRDTLITTASSEKTRAQSLGLVRSLGQIGSVAGAFFASYLMKKAGYGFKDVFQFAIIPTFLILLLVTFKVKDTPFLQEVNTTKRFKFANLKKLGLKFALLMVVNTIFMLGRSNEAFMSTYAIKCFNMTNANVPWIMIVFNITWAVCSYPVGILSDKYGRMSVLVAGITSMLVADMFFFNATSLTTFFIGVVFWGIQMGLTTNAFLTLIADYVEPNLRGTAIGLYFLINAVCLLTADTTSGYIADTFGNPYVYLYSAFWAVLSLGALMWVRKYRNLAHVS from the coding sequence ATGTTGAAAGAAGCGCAGAGTAAACCTAAACAGAATCATATCTATGAAGCATCTTCGTCTGCTTCTAAAAAATATTCTTCTACAATTATTGCCTTGAGTGCTGTAATGTTTCTTATGAATGCGTCATTCTTAATGATTTATAGCTTATTCCCAGCATATCTTCTTTCTCTTGGACATTCCCAAATGAATATTGGATTTCTTGAGGGTATTTTTGAATTTATTGCACAAATGTTAAAATTTGGATCTGGATTCATTAGCGATATTTTGCAAAAAAGGAAATTGGTTATATTAGCTGGCTGTTCATGTGTTTTCTTAGGGCGCTCTATGGTTGCTTTTTTCTCCCATCTCCCATACTTAATTTTTGGGCGCTCCATTGATAGAATTGGGAATGGTATTTATTCAATTCCAAGAGATACACTTATTACAACCGCATCCTCTGAAAAAACACGCGCACAAAGTTTAGGACTTGTGCGAAGCTTAGGGCAAATTGGAAGTGTTGCGGGCGCATTTTTTGCCTCTTATCTAATGAAAAAAGCTGGGTATGGATTTAAGGATGTGTTTCAATTTGCCATCATTCCAACTTTCCTGATTTTGCTCCTGGTAACATTTAAAGTAAAAGACACACCGTTTCTTCAAGAAGTGAACACAACAAAACGATTTAAATTCGCAAATTTAAAAAAACTTGGACTTAAATTTGCGCTTCTTATGGTTGTAAATACAATCTTCATGCTTGGTAGAAGTAATGAAGCGTTCATGAGTACCTATGCCATTAAATGTTTCAATATGACAAACGCTAATGTGCCTTGGATTATGATTGTGTTTAACATCACATGGGCTGTGTGCTCCTACCCTGTTGGTATTTTGTCAGATAAATATGGGCGAATGTCCGTGTTGGTGGCTGGTATTACGTCTATGCTGGTGGCTGATATGTTTTTTTTCAACGCTACATCACTCACAACCTTTTTTATTGGTGTTGTATTTTGGGGTATTCAAATGGGCTTGACGACGAACGCCTTCCTTACGCTTATTGCAGACTATGTTGAACCAAATCTTCGTGGAACAGCCATTGGTTTATACTTTTTAATTAATGCTGTATGTTTACTAACAGCAGATACAACATCTGGATATATTGCCGACACATTTGGCAATCCTTATGTATACCTATATAGCGCATTTTGGGCAGTCTTATCTTTAGGTGCGTTAATGTGGGTCAGAAAATATAGAAATTTAGCTCACGTATCTTGA
- a CDS encoding ABC transporter ATP-binding protein codes for MTALPSNLSSFFYYFLKRYRFKIFIYCLAAILFSLIQIYIRPQLVRIILNAIAITPSSKIINALFTPFLLYNVMIFGRMIVNRSQQLILLSITPEIRKNIIDSMMIYVQKHSYQYFQNERTGTIANRINDVNQNTIRILESFGKDILMPVFSIIFSCLAVYTIHSGLVMILLTWLIALFLIKHSVYSTTQTYANSLATSMSQAVGRIVDILSNIINVKLFARTDFESKHLSQNLYQIEEADKRLRAFNLKTNLFAGILASLMVSASLGFLIYEASLDKVSVGDFGFLFILNNTIIDMVWNMTTDIHKFFENLGTIQQGLSVITKPNDIVDAPNAKAIKISKGLIEVERVNFSYKKDSTLFQNLNLKINAGEKIGLVGYSGSGKSSFAHLLLRLFDLNSGVISIDGQDIKTCTQNSLRNQISMIPQDTSLFNRTLYENIQYGDPNATKQQIEDACKKAHLHDFILTLNQGYQTMVGERGVKLSGGQRQRIAIARAILKNAPILILDEATSSLDSLTEEYIQKSLEQLMKGKTCIVIAHRLSTLLKMDRIVVFDKGKIIQDGTIEELKAKKGLFQKLWNNQMAGFLPDKH; via the coding sequence ATGACTGCCCTGCCATCTAATCTTTCTTCATTTTTCTATTATTTTTTGAAGCGCTATAGATTCAAAATTTTCATCTACTGCCTTGCAGCTATTTTATTTTCTCTTATCCAAATCTACATCAGACCACAACTTGTGCGGATTATTTTAAACGCAATTGCTATCACCCCATCTTCGAAAATTATCAATGCCTTGTTTACACCATTCTTGCTTTACAATGTGATGATTTTTGGTCGCATGATTGTAAATCGATCGCAACAACTTATTTTGTTATCTATCACACCAGAAATTCGTAAAAATATTATTGATAGCATGATGATCTATGTTCAAAAACATTCCTACCAATACTTTCAAAATGAGCGCACAGGCACTATTGCAAATCGTATCAATGATGTAAACCAAAATACGATAAGAATCTTGGAATCATTTGGGAAAGATATTTTGATGCCGGTTTTTTCAATTATTTTTTCCTGCCTCGCTGTGTATACAATACACTCAGGATTGGTTATGATTCTCCTGACATGGCTAATCGCCCTATTTTTAATCAAACATTCTGTTTATTCTACAACGCAAACTTATGCCAATTCTCTCGCAACTTCTATGAGTCAAGCTGTAGGACGAATTGTAGATATTTTATCTAACATTATCAACGTAAAGCTTTTTGCACGTACAGATTTCGAGTCTAAACACTTAAGTCAAAATTTATATCAAATCGAAGAAGCGGATAAAAGACTAAGAGCGTTTAATCTCAAGACAAATTTGTTTGCAGGTATTCTTGCTTCACTTATGGTTTCGGCCTCTTTAGGATTCTTAATTTATGAAGCAAGCTTAGACAAGGTGAGTGTTGGAGATTTTGGATTTTTGTTCATTCTCAACAATACAATTATTGATATGGTTTGGAATATGACCACAGATATTCATAAATTTTTTGAAAATCTTGGTACTATCCAACAGGGACTGTCTGTCATCACAAAACCCAATGATATTGTTGATGCACCAAATGCAAAAGCAATCAAAATCTCAAAGGGGTTGATTGAAGTCGAAAGAGTAAATTTTTCCTATAAAAAAGATAGTACGCTATTTCAAAACCTGAATTTAAAAATTAATGCTGGCGAAAAAATTGGCTTAGTTGGATATTCTGGCAGTGGAAAAAGTTCGTTTGCACATCTTCTCTTAAGGCTTTTTGATCTTAATTCTGGTGTTATTTCTATTGATGGGCAAGATATTAAAACCTGCACCCAAAATTCTTTACGTAATCAAATTTCTATGATTCCACAAGATACGTCCTTATTTAACCGCACACTTTATGAAAATATTCAGTATGGCGACCCAAATGCCACAAAACAACAAATTGAAGATGCGTGTAAAAAAGCACATCTGCACGATTTTATTTTGACTTTAAATCAAGGTTATCAAACCATGGTTGGAGAACGTGGCGTAAAATTGTCTGGTGGTCAAAGGCAAAGAATTGCTATTGCGCGTGCCATTTTGAAAAATGCCCCTATTTTAATTTTAGATGAGGCTACAAGCTCTCTAGACTCTTTAACAGAAGAATACATCCAAAAAAGCTTGGAGCAGCTTATGAAAGGTAAAACTTGCATTGTTATTGCACATAGACTCTCTACCCTCTTAAAAATGGATCGCATTGTTGTGTTTGACAAAGGTAAAATTATACAAGATGGAACCATTGAAGAATTGAAAGCGAAAAAAGGATTATTTCAAAAACTTTGGAATAACCAGATGGCAGGATTTTTGCCAGATAAACACTAA
- a CDS encoding DUF2608 domain-containing protein — protein MLNLVLCADILKRMETFEMRDVKKEFAQALKKYKPDEVLGVFDIDATLIGTKDPACQLPNIKKHRKIFKELTKALSKEEVFLVLIASVLKDSALIDLKTPKFLKDIQAQGVQCVACTGGGLFPKKRYEILSNLGIHFTFDNDAPQFVFEEFESCFGCKPVFYKGILGANNTPKAKVVKSHLKRTGFQPKLIIFVDDRDKEIEKFDIEGVDIITIHYKGALNFPSQNVSEEEFIQAWKQHIEDAKALKPEFIGS, from the coding sequence ATGTTGAATTTAGTTTTGTGTGCGGATATTTTGAAGCGCATGGAAACGTTTGAGATGCGCGATGTAAAAAAAGAATTTGCGCAAGCGTTAAAAAAATATAAGCCAGATGAAGTTTTGGGTGTGTTCGATATTGATGCAACTTTAATTGGAACAAAAGATCCAGCATGCCAACTACCCAATATAAAAAAACATAGAAAAATCTTTAAAGAACTCACCAAAGCACTGTCGAAAGAAGAGGTATTTTTAGTTTTAATTGCATCAGTTCTGAAAGATTCTGCATTGATTGATTTGAAGACGCCCAAGTTTTTAAAAGATATTCAAGCACAAGGTGTGCAATGTGTGGCATGTACAGGCGGTGGATTGTTTCCTAAAAAGCGTTATGAGATTTTATCAAACTTAGGAATACATTTTACTTTTGATAATGATGCACCTCAGTTCGTATTTGAAGAATTTGAATCGTGTTTTGGATGTAAGCCAGTTTTTTACAAAGGTATTTTAGGAGCAAACAATACACCAAAAGCAAAGGTGGTGAAAAGTCATTTAAAACGAACAGGATTTCAGCCGAAGCTTATTATTTTTGTTGATGATCGCGATAAAGAGATTGAAAAGTTTGATATTGAAGGTGTAGATATCATAACAATTCACTATAAAGGTGCCTTAAATTTTCCATCTCAAAACGTTTCTGAAGAAGAGTTTATTCAGGCGTGGAAACAGCATATAGAGGATGCAAAGGCACTCAAGCCAGAGTTTATAGGTTCTTGA
- a CDS encoding thymidine phosphorylase — protein MKFKVKKFVIHSGFSVFFHEDAPIVQNMKFDIQPRIIIKKGKKSAVVNVGIINQNTINPKEIILSQETYDAIGAKSGDIVTAELLSQTFGLGVIKKRLQGDELTYEDYLSLYKSFLNYEVFDLHVASFVTASTCKKITNKELIASTKAMLDLSQKISWPYDIIVDKHCIGGVAGNRTTPVIVSIVAAFGLAIPKTSSKAITSPAGTADTMSVITNVEDLDIKKIVKKEKGCFAFGGNVNPVDNIIIKIERMLELNIDSQLIASIMSKKLAAGSTHTLLDIPVGPETKIKTKAHANYLKRAFEMVAKHFGVKVKVYISDGTKPIGRGIGPSLEIKDVLKVLKNDPEAPKDLREKCIKIAGMIIDFVEPKKGCIIAKQILKSGQAFEKFKAICKAQGAYKPDIEEAKIQRTIYFKKSGVLEALSNKKIVTAAKMAGAPLSLTAGLYLHKNVGEPYKKNDAFVTIHTVSEDMADAVERYLKENCKDFT, from the coding sequence GTGAAATTTAAAGTTAAAAAATTCGTCATTCACAGCGGATTTTCTGTATTTTTTCATGAAGATGCACCTATTGTGCAAAATATGAAATTCGATATTCAGCCGCGCATTATCATCAAAAAAGGCAAAAAGTCAGCGGTTGTTAATGTTGGGATTATAAATCAGAACACGATTAACCCTAAAGAAATTATTTTATCTCAAGAGACCTATGATGCAATAGGTGCAAAGAGTGGCGATATCGTTACCGCTGAACTCTTAAGTCAAACGTTTGGGTTAGGTGTGATTAAAAAGCGCTTGCAAGGTGATGAGCTAACCTATGAAGATTATTTAAGCCTGTACAAATCTTTTCTTAATTATGAGGTATTTGATTTGCATGTTGCTTCTTTTGTGACAGCAAGTACATGTAAAAAAATTACGAATAAAGAATTAATTGCATCAACAAAAGCAATGTTAGATTTGAGTCAAAAAATATCTTGGCCTTATGATATTATCGTGGATAAACATTGCATAGGCGGTGTTGCTGGCAATAGAACCACGCCTGTCATTGTGTCTATTGTTGCAGCATTTGGATTAGCAATTCCCAAAACCTCCTCAAAAGCTATCACCTCCCCTGCTGGCACGGCCGACACTATGAGTGTTATCACAAATGTTGAAGATCTAGATATTAAAAAGATTGTAAAAAAAGAAAAGGGATGTTTTGCTTTTGGCGGCAATGTAAATCCTGTAGATAACATCATTATTAAAATTGAGCGCATGCTTGAACTCAACATTGATAGTCAGCTGATTGCATCTATTATGTCCAAAAAACTCGCTGCTGGCTCAACACATACACTTTTGGATATTCCTGTCGGACCTGAAACAAAAATTAAAACCAAAGCACATGCAAACTATTTGAAACGTGCATTTGAAATGGTTGCGAAACATTTTGGTGTTAAAGTTAAGGTATATATCTCCGATGGAACAAAACCTATTGGTCGTGGAATAGGGCCGTCACTTGAAATAAAAGATGTGCTGAAAGTTCTGAAAAATGATCCAGAGGCGCCGAAAGATTTGCGCGAGAAGTGCATAAAAATTGCTGGTATGATTATTGATTTTGTTGAACCTAAAAAGGGTTGCATCATTGCAAAACAAATTTTGAAATCTGGCCAAGCTTTTGAAAAATTTAAGGCAATTTGTAAAGCGCAAGGAGCTTATAAACCCGATATAGAAGAAGCGAAAATTCAGCGTACAATTTACTTCAAAAAATCCGGCGTACTGGAAGCGCTATCTAACAAAAAAATTGTCACTGCCGCGAAAATGGCTGGTGCGCCTTTATCTTTAACAGCCGGATTGTATTTACATAAAAACGTTGGAGAGCCATATAAAAAAAATGATGCTTTTGTGACAATACATACAGTTTCTGAGGATATGGCCGATGCGGTGGAAAGATATCTGAAAGAGAATTGTAAAGATTTCACTTAA
- a CDS encoding GNAT family N-acetyltransferase codes for MSLENPNMQHLEFEYIDGVIPEIEQKMHFGHIEDEKQHGVKFNYKKFSIVIKDGQKFVGGLIAYTVYKEIYVDDLWVDPLYRRKGLGCGLLKELESRFAGKGYNNINLVTSAFQAPEFYKKCGFEVEFVRENKENPEFTKTFFVKYLKS; via the coding sequence ATGTCGTTGGAAAATCCGAACATGCAGCATCTTGAATTTGAATACATTGATGGAGTTATTCCTGAGATTGAGCAGAAAATGCATTTTGGGCATATTGAAGATGAGAAACAGCACGGGGTTAAGTTTAACTACAAGAAGTTTTCTATTGTTATAAAAGATGGGCAAAAATTTGTTGGTGGCTTGATTGCTTATACAGTTTATAAAGAAATATATGTTGATGATCTTTGGGTTGATCCTTTATATAGACGAAAAGGTTTGGGTTGTGGATTGTTAAAAGAGCTTGAAAGTAGATTTGCTGGGAAAGGTTATAATAATATCAACCTTGTGACTAGCGCTTTTCAGGCGCCGGAGTTTTACAAAAAATGCGGCTTTGAGGTTGAATTTGTGAGAGAAAATAAAGAGAATCCGGAATTTACCAAAACGTTTTTTGTGAAATATTTAAAGTCCTAA